ACTTCCAatgtatttttctttatattatgGTTCGGTACTCATGTGTTCTATTTGAATAAAACGAAacagtaagtaaataaatcgaAAATCGATTTTAGGGTATCTGAAATTAATTCACTTACTCGACTCATTACTCAAATCGATCTTTACGACCctgaaaaatcgattaatctATCTCAGATCGCCACCCCTAGAATTGACAGCTAAGAAAGGATTGaatggaaaaaagaaaaatgggGTTTTTACGTTTTTCCGtctaatttttccaattttactCTTCATAAAGACATTTCTCGGACTTCggcgaaaattaaaaaaaaaaaattagccaaaTTGATCCAGTAGTTCTCGAACTTTGTGCTTATTAGAAACacatttagttattaatttttatttatataggactctcttaaaatgaatcagtgaaaagtgCTGCACATCAATGAATATTCACTGCGAATCAGTCTCAAGTATATCACCgattgaattatatatttgggACTATTTatgcagtgaatattcactgattggaatacttttcactgattcattttaaaagataaaattgatagatagattatttatttaaaaaatcatcataaaaacatttgaaacTATGAAAACGTCAAGACCTTTTCATTGAAAccgaattaaatttatttaatatttattttcacagaGACATGTCAtggattgaatttttctttctctcttaataatatagataataatatctatgtatatatatatatatatctattgaTATTCAGCTAGATTCAgtgacagaataattaaaatatttattcatttaaagaaaataaatacgatcgtattttaaatatatttcaaatgatATAGAAAAATTGAGTTATCTCGTTatttggcaataaaaaaaaattgaaaccatGGAAGGGCACAAGTTAAAGTCAAGATCTTTACAGCAATACCAAATTTAATgacattaactaattttatcaTTGAGCAATAACTAGAACcaaattttccttattattttaagtatagaTTGTATGTCattttactgaaataattcataaaattgaacgattaattatatagaaaaaaaaatttaccttaaaattttaatcaactaccaaaaaataaaaaacgtggtttttaatgatttaaataaaactttaaaaatatttcatacagcaattcaaatgaaatcttaactaattttacccaaaatttaatattctatccaataaaaaaattaattttattaaaaaatatttttgtcatgaaaattttccattgaaaaataaaagtcttaaaaaataaaattcatctcaATTTCAAAGTGCCGAcacaagataaatttttttattttcaataaatatttgccGTTAGCATCTTAtgcaaatatttaatgttcatttaaaataaaaaaaagtttgaggGATTAAGtcaataacttaaaaatatttgagtcaGCGAAAAAAGTGacgtaaaataagaaaaaaaaaaaaaatatctttcaaTCATAAAAACTTACAATATCTTTTTTCAAAGGACTACGAACAGTCTGGCGATGTTTTTTAATGAGCCGACTCAATCGCTGAGTTCTTTGTGCACATGTCAAAGGTTCACCAGCACAAGCACAAGCACCCGCACTTTCTTGGTCATTATTTTCACCTTTATCAGCCTCATCCTCAGGATTTTCCATCGAAGGGCTGCCACGCGGTGTCACGGTACTCAGAGGAACAAATTTAGTAATAAGTGTCTCGCTGCGTACACTCCAAGTCGAGCTAgcatattttttaagattcATCAAATCGCCTATACTTCCTCGCACTTGATTACtagatatttgaattaaatttgttcTTGACAGCGCTGGTGATTGTGGAAGTGACTCGTAACATTTTTCAGTTGACCTAACATGAGtcggtaataaaattttaccctGGAGTTTATCTAAATCTGAGAGTGATGAACCACGAcgcattttacttttttttgatatGTTTGTTTGCTGTTGATGttgatttttatctttttcacgatttattgtACATGATATTGACGACTTGACAGCAAATAAACCGGCTTTTAAAGGAAATAATAATGCCCATTCAGTTGATTTTTCTCGgcgatacattttttaaatatttttatttctactataatttattagtattaattattttaattatctataaattaattgaataatttttattcattacttattaattttttttttaataaatcacattttaatagaattaaaattgtcaattattttctagtcattttagttaaaataattttctaatcattaattagtaattattagttttattgatttaattaaaaaatgttttaattaataatttcaatgttcatgtaaaaataatttatttagtcaccaattattatttttctattaattaattttttaatattcacataaaaaaaagttttatgtagccaccaattattattattaattaacaatcaattaaactaattagtaacttcaattaattttataaaacaaaaacttgtaattaattaataattttgctttcaataaattactcaataaaattatttttacataaaatttaaaaaaaaacacaagacCGTTCTCAAGTCCAACAGTGACTAACTTTTCTATCAGAACACCAGCAACCTCGTCCGGCAAAACACATCCGCGCTTATCTAAACTCTATaattaacaacaaaatttgatttccATTCATTAACACAGCAATAAAAAGTAtccaataaaaaacaataacaccgataacaattatttacacaaaatATGCAAGAATTTTATTACGACAATCAAGAACCTATCATCTAGCATTCcacatcaacaacaacaacactCTGATGTCCTCGATCAAATGAATAGCAGACCAGCAAGATCTCAGATCTTACGGACGACATCATACAAACAGaaacaataataaagtttacGATAGACCACTTGCCGTTTTCACTTAACACAATAGCTTCTCCTGCTGAGTCTCTTTACTCCCGCAGTTTCAAACCCactttactttttatataaaaactatattaataaaattcctgCTATGCATTCCGTATCCTATATCCTGTCTCCAAGATcctattctaaattttttgttctcgCAAAACAATTCTatctcttattatttaattttattacaattaaaagtaatgaactaactttaatttttctttatttttttctaaccaACGGTAATCGTGACGATACAAAtgagactcaaaaaaaaaccctAAACATCCGAGTTAATTTACTTGTGATAACCCGCGCTGCGGGAAAAGtccttgagaaaaaaaaagtgataccACTAACTCATACGGGCTTTCAATGCTATTCTATGGCCTACATAGATTAAAACCGGATATTGCTATACACATTTTTTATCCACTTGCTAACTtgggtaattaatttaattggttttattttgaaaccagataaaattaataagttgagtaattttatattacaaaaagaaaaaaaaatcttttattattttcagatcATCAATCTTATTGTACATTAATCTAATTACTTTGATACTGGAGACTGTATATAGTATGTAAGACGTGTGTTTATAACATGATGATAAGCTCTTTGCTTATGTATATTATCATGGTACGACTTTGTGATTTTTCCTCTACcgagaatattaatttaacatatattttatttatgaagttTGTAAGTAAAcgttattaaataactaaggGCTAGAAAGgcatgaatatttattaactagggtatttttttaatgaattttattaaagagaataaaaatattttctaggctttaataataaaattgtcgcgaggtttttaaatttaaatgaaaaaaagttataacttgaaaatcaatagaaatttagacttttttaagaattcaatagaaaaaaaagccaTTCGGCATCCGAAATGGGAATAAATATCTCatgctttaattatttttgaagttctaagataaaattaaaatatgaattaattttttaatgacatttttgatgaatttcgAGGTCGAAAACCGCCAAAGATAGAACAATGGAATTTTAACCATAACACAGAAATCAATCATGTAACTTCAAACCattatcgaaatttgaaaaattataaaaatagaagTGTCAGTTAGAAagatattaaagaaaaaaaccaTCGAAGCaacatttttcattaatttgaaaactttgaaTTGCCGTCATTTTCTAATTACTCAACcgatcttttaaatttttgaatttgattaaTATAATTGCCTGAAGAAtcagtatataaaattttataatcatacCTCGAAAACTTTCaaagatatataataatgagTCAATGACATTTTTACCATATCACAAAAGTCAATCATGTAACTTTGAATCCTtattaaaattggaaaaaattatcataaaactaaatataacACATTAAAAGTATAACTCATTTTATCAGCTATCAAGTTTTCTTTTACATAGTAAGGATAGATATGTCCGTTAAAAGGttatgtacaaaaaaaaaaaaaaaaaaaaaaaaagtagcatttttcgttatttttaaaatttaaaatatccgaCATTTCTAAAATAGTGGAGCGATTtcgctcatcttcgaactgaACTGAGCTAATCATTCATAGAATAAGAGTGCCAAGTTTCATTAAAATCCGTTAAAAATTGTGGCCACTATCATCGCAACATGGCGCGTTATTACATCAATGAATTACGATAGATCATagcaaaattctttgaaaattccACCATGAGAACAAATGCAAACGATAGATTTCTTTGAAATATACTAATGAGACTTTAGGCTACAAATTTGACAACTTAGTAATCAAGTTTTGACAactaattttctaaaaattaataaaagtaaaaaaaaaatttctttagcGGAGTAAAAAATCATCGGCCATAATTCAGACGCCTGATAATCGATTTCCAAAAATAACTTTTCGAGATattgaatattgaaatataaattatgaatatgattaaatatttacagaaataaatattgagaattattttagattatattcaagaaaaatatttataaatcgttaaaattgcatttaaaatttttatctattttagtttataatataAGCAAGATAATAGAATTATCAggaataattaacatttaaaagtaatttattatttaaaacattagTTCTATTggttaagttataaaatagttttaactAAAATAGCAATTAAAATGTCAGGAAAATAGTCGAGTCAGTATTTAAAATGCAaagtagtaaaaaaagtttaaagatACAGTTGAAAGAACTCATGACTGCATttatcgttgaaaaaaaaaatctaaaccaCCAATAAACTAGTGCAATTGTACAAAAGTCGTTTTATTTCCCTATTATTggaatactttatttttatttaaaaatacgccTCTCctcaatatcatttttttttttccgtctatttttttacaaagagGAAAGTTGgaattttgatgaatttttttttccttgttaAAACTTTAATGAATTTCCGTAAGATGACGTCAATAAAtgcaagtaattaaataaatttcctattactttgtttttatttttcttataatttagcggaaattataattttaagcccttacttttaattttctaaaattgttTCATcttctaattaaatatctagctaaaatctcaaatttatataaaaatatatatattaaacatttttgcaggaaattcaatttcctataaattttcttttatatttttttattatatcttGGATAGTTTTTACAAGATTTCAATTTAAAGACAtgtcttaattttaaaaatttgtttcataaaaacattttatacataaattatatttttcactaagctatcaaatttatatgaaaatcaATGAGGGCCtgttttgtagcaaattaaatttcttaaaaaaaggtactaataaatttttattgcaatttcAATAGTgaatgagtaattttaaattgcgcgttaaataatatcaaatttgaagaaaatttgttaaaaataatgaatgataatttttttttttttttttttttttgttaaaaaattgaaagctCGAGtgcttgtgaaaaaaaatgatatttccaagtttttctaattgttttttattttttctaaatataacGATTTCCTGTAAAATCACATGTTTGTAAAAAACGTGACAATGTCAGGTCGTTTTTCTGCTCCAATATTCCGGCTGTGACACACACGACTGCTGTGAGAGTCAGGTGTCGAAAGTATAGCTAGGGTACAATCTATAGACTTTAGTCTACATTCTGGTGCAGTACTCAGAAATTGAGGATGTTTCACACACGATCGAGTGCGATATCCACTTGGCTGACAAGTTCGTTTTAATGGAACTTCCATGTAAGCTATCGCTAATCCAACTCTacattttctttcattttattctaataaaaaaaaactataaaaactCATACATAAATACACATGGTAATTATGTAGCTTGCGGTCTAcccgtcaaaaatttttgtttcgtgTAGACATCGCGAGATTGATAGATTAAACTATTagagtattattatatatctaaATCAAAAACCACTAATTAGAAATGATTTATCTATCTATTATCGAGCCTCATATTCGCAGAGGTGACATTCGTCAAGATTATCTTGTGCTGCCTACTGGTCATAGTGCTAAATAAGATAAGACATTTCTGGTTAGTGCTATCAGAGTTTGGAATAAGTTACCAGCTAATTGTACACAACAGCCAACTTTTCTGGAATTCCGTAAATCAAGTTACGAATTATCTTGCGTGGATTTCGTTTTGATAATTGAATGATGATTGAGATTGAGACTAGATTGTtaaatatgttaaataaatgtgaATAATCGCCTAATGTTAATTACACGAATGTATgatatatgaataaatgtaTGAGCTTTGGATGGCCGCAAAGAGTTACAACTTCATGgtcaataaacaataataataataataataataatagtacatTAATAGTTTAacttaatacaaaaaatatcgacatttatatatcattttttattaataataaagatttaaatttaaattactcattaaGTACTGAgtttgcataaaattttataagatccttttttgtaagaaatataatttcctaaaaatttgcTCTCATATGTTTTTGtcatattattgatatttttcacaaaattttaatttaaggaGGATCACTAGTGTGATCGCCTGAAAAAACGatgatttttgggaatttttttaaagaaaactaatGCATGGAATGTTTTAATGTTTTGAGGATATATTTTGgaatatataatcaatataagataaaatttttggaccaaAAGATTCAAAAGTCAGCGAGTTATTCACAATCTCCTAACGTTAAAAAAAGTCCCCCACTGCTACAGTGATAGCGACTTTTACAGtgcatgaaataaaaaaaaccaaacaGTTTATAAAACTAGGTATTTCCCGTATCATGACCCTCagactaagaaaaaaattgaaagaaactgcaatttaaatcaaatcgatcggatgatttgtcttcgagttatagatgcaacaattttgaaaaatgtattttcaagAACCGATAAGCGGCTGCTCTTCAAAGAAACTATTCGAGATATGCACTACAAGTTGTTGTATGTTATTTTAGAAGGTATAGACTATTGAAGTatgcaaaagaaaaaaaaattgatttttcaaaatttcactagTGGTCTCATTTAAAGACTTAAatctgaattttaaaaaattatttgttttataaaaactttttttgtagaaaattaaatttcctaaaaaaagtactgatcaatcttttacattaaattcaatagtttatgatttattttcaagtagATAAATAATGTCAAGTAtggtaaaatttgtttaaaaataatttcgtatcctaataaaaatataagaaaaaaaaaattaattaaagttcaATGTTCGGTCTATGACCGAGTGACCCTGAGTAAGGtcatgcaataaaaataaaggcCATTGAATAGACTTTAATCGATTAAAACTTACATGAATGcctacaatatatatgtatacatatatcttttttatttactcattgTTTCgagattttattgatttaaaataacgaGGAAGGACATGACGTTATGCGGGTTTGTCAATGTCAACtttcaaaagtaattaattgtaaaagttcatttaattatttcggtAGTAAAATCCTGTAAAaagcaaaacaaaaaaaaagaacttacATTTAGCTGCATGATGATTTTATTGTAAGCCCAGTGCCAACGCTGCTTAGCAGTCATCTCGGGGCGCTCTTTCAATTGAGTTGGCACAGGTGGTGCGCCAACGAGATCCAGTAGTTCTTCGTCCGCAGGCGGCTCGGGAGGACTTCGCGGTGGCGTGTCCATTTGCACACTTTCTTCCAACGAGGCCTGTTTCGTTATACTCTCTGCTTAGTTGGATtaataaaatggaaaattaaattcaaattctcaCATATggcagaaaaataattttgttaaatattttataaagttaccTCGAGGACTTGCTGATCTGGACATCGGTGGTGTTGGTTTGTATGGTTCTACGAGGGAATTTTCTCTTGAACCTCGAGCAAGTGCTTCTTCACCTTTCTCGTAtctagaaatatttattttttcattattaaaaattagcaaataaaaatatttttagggtatttagaattaaaatttccgtgagacgagtacccacatcaatatatttaaaattcaaaaaaattttcaaaatgaaataaatttttttttttttcatttcatctaataaattattgaatttcctGTGGAACGAAtacccacatcaatatattttaataaaaaaaaaaaaaaattcacctttCAAGAGTTTCATCCCTCATTTTGTACTCTCCATTAATAGCGCTACTTAAAACGATTTCAGTCTCATCAATAGAATCTTGATTCTTAAAGTACCCCCTCTGATAGCTCTCCGCCCTGGAGATAGGCTGCGGGGTTGTGTAATTCTGTCCATAAACCGAGTTACCTCTGCTAAACTCTCTCTTCTGATACGAGTCAGTCCTAGAAAGCGGTTCCTTAAAGCTATCCTGTTCCTCAGTAGACCCATAAGAGTCATCTCTATTCGCCTGATAACTTTCCCTCCGGTCTCTCGCCTCAAAATCAGACGCATAAGAATCACCTCTGCTTAATTTAGGTTTCTGATTGCTTCTTTGACTGGCCTGACTTTGATGTGACATTTGTGAGTCCTTGCGATGTAATTCTCCCACAAACTCATCTTCCATCGGTTCCTCAATATAAGACTCAGTCCTAGTCAATGGTCGCTTACCATTGCTCATCGGATGGACCATCGCCGTGGTGGTGACACTAGTTACCGTCTCCACTTGACTCGTGATTACCTGACCCACAGAAGTAATTCCCACAGTCATTCCTGTAGAAGTAATCCCCGGGTCAATTAAACCCGCATTAGATACCGCCGTCGAGTCACCAAATCCCTTGCGTTCCAGTAATCCACTGACTGAAATCATCGCCGTCTCAAATGAGTCCTTAGTCGGAACCTCTTGTACCAGATCTCCATTTCTCTTTACCTCATGCACTACTTCCtcatcatcataataataatcctcACTCTTATCAACCGGTATCTGATAACCATTTACTTTAGTCTGTCCCTTAGGAGTTGTGACCGATAATTCAGGAACCTGATTTTCCCTGCTCTCATCATACTCATACTGATAAttatcttgataattttcatcataaccttcattattataattatcataatctttaaaatttgtttgttcAACATAATAATTTGACCcatgattattataatcagcagttattttttctttatcgtaATTATTATCGGTAACATGGTTAGCATAATTATCAACTGTAACTGGTACCGATTGATCTAACTGATAATTGTCGTATACACTTGTAGCaactttgtatttattattgtcatgttgttgttgttgtataTACTGATCCTCattgtcatatattttagATGTTTGTATTGATGATGAAGtactaacaatatttttatcatcataattACTTACTGGCACATTATTGTAATCgttataatcaattttattattgtcatcttcgataacatttttataactatcTTGATAATTATCTTCTTTGTATGAATCAGTGTAAGATTCTGGAAATGAATCTTGTTTATAAGAATCTTGAAATGAATCTTGTTTATAAGATTCTGGAAATGAATCTTGTTTATAAGAATCTTGAAACGAATCTTGTTTATAAGATTCTTGAAATGCATCTTGTTTATAAGAATCGATATATGAATCATGATAATtatcagttattttatcatcataagattgataattatcatcaataatcATATCTGTTGATTGATATTGTTGATCATTAATTGAAGTTTTAGGATATGTATTGTCTTGATAAATTTCATCTGCGTAACTTGTTGCAGGTCCAACATAACCTTGATagtaatcattatttatttgttgggTATCTTGGACAACTGTTTGTTGGTCATACAAACTTTGATTATaatcatttgtatatactGTTGAATTTATTTGCTGTGTACCTTGATAGTCATACTGATTTACTGAGTAATCATCAAATTGATTGTCCTGAACGCTCATTACTGTTTGGGAATAATCGTAAGCTGATACTGGTACTATTCCTAGTACTTTGAGTTGTTGATTTTGTTCTAATTCTTGTTCTTGTTCCAAGTTGTCTTGGCTACTAC
This genomic window from Microplitis demolitor isolate Queensland-Clemson2020A chromosome 6, iyMicDemo2.1a, whole genome shotgun sequence contains:
- the LOC128667986 gene encoding uncharacterized protein LOC128667986, which produces MSLLSVTVKKAAFVGVQAQQFNTYVTLKLQNVKSTTVTVKGANPCWEQDFLFETNDVNTGLLVEVWSKGMLWDRALGYHYIPLPEVSYANEDDCGQWVSLDSEVEMRGGEVVGTKTPTGHSLLISCRFEQPFDPENTEAADLQRKLEMLNNTMDQETRAEQARRQILYNIGHSGYSEDSDYTSDLNYPVGGQGANSSASQFRTAANQLATPQRSLETSRENSYERDDHQIPATVGGRLTASYPNYGTGSRGHSPRYDEPYPGENIPQRYITPQSGESSEPLSYNSRPRGYKEYRRRKHTWDYEDSQDGWYSEGYDYQGTRIDDSRVFSDTEYYPSTTSSIRRVPHRKPSLERQNTSYDEQHYNTDGYSYNDTRISKMSAVYPECQTDIMHNDYYDSRYIYQDERYGQDDEDRQWDSGGKWYLGPSIYHENKRNRKSLPQRPASSIGIHRPNYRPTVTRQRSYESEELDYSGSRRKKTSRALSRQEGIATGKKLPPTPTKPSNVLLNRKPISLPATPGRQLPRTRTPSEESYYKQEYNEDYNYAYRSSQDNLEQEQELEQNQQLKVLGIVPVSAYDYSQTVMSVQDNQFDDYSVNQYDYQGTQQINSTVYTNDYNQSLYDQQTVVQDTQQINNDYYQGYVGPATSYADEIYQDNTYPKTSINDQQYQSTDMIIDDNYQSYDDKITDNYHDSYIDSYKQDAFQESYKQDSFQDSYKQDSFPESYKQDSFQDSYKQDSFPESYTDSYKEDNYQDISNYDDKNIVSTSSSIQTSKIYDNEDQYIQQQQHDNNKYKVATSVYDNYQLDQSVPVTVDNYANHVTDNNYDKEKITADYNNHGENQVPELSVTTPKGQTKVNGYQIPVDKSEDYYYDDEEVVHEVKRNGDLVQEVPTKDSFETAMISVSGLLERKGFGDSTAVSNAGLIDPGITSTGMTVGITSVGQVITSQVETVTSVTTTAMVHPMSNGKRPLTRTESYIEEPMEDEFVGELHRKDSQMSHQSQASQRSNQKPKLSRGDSYASDFEARDRRESYQANRDDSYGSTEEQDSFKEPLSRTDSYQKREFSRGNSVYGQNYTTPQPISRAESYQRGYFKNQDSIDETEIVLSSAINGEYKMRDETLERYEKGEEALARGSRENSLVEPYKPTPPMSRSASPRAESITKQASLEESVQMDTPPRSPPEPPADEELLDLVGAPPVPTQLKERPEMTAKQRWHWAYNKIIMQLNSEGHDTGNT